The window TCTTTTcctacatataaattatgGTTTTGAACAAATTTCACAACTTCTCTAAGAAGGTCAGTGTGTTATGATTTTAAACCTACgttaatatttgtttgataaaactattttcttaAGTCCACCCATCTAACTATATTTTCTGTGCCGCCAATCTATTGTGTGGCTATTTAATGCATTTTGCGTGGTTATGCGGTTATGTTTGCCCTGGCGAAATTAAAGATGGCATCGATAACATTTCTATCAGGCTGCGCTCGGCCGACAATGAGGCGGGGTGCGCGGGAAATTGGGGCGATTTTTCTCCTCTTTGCACGTAATATGTCTGCAGGGCTGTCAAAAAATctagaaattagaatttataGAGTAATGTAcatctaaataaaaactaacaacgttttttaaattttgtcaaaGAAGTTGCAATGCTTACTCTATGTTTTGTTGAGTTGACGTGATGTTGTGAATAGtgagtttaaatttttcattacaatCTAGATattatacatgttttttacGACGACGTTGCCGCACGTACCTATCTCGCACATACAACCCAATCTATACCAACACATCTGCATGTTCCACCCTACCCCTTACCAATTTACATAAGTACTGTACCAACGCTATACTTcaatttacttactttacatataatatattaataatataataaatacacattacatatatgttttatatatataatatttttcgatGGTTgacattatttaagtattataactaaaataatttcaaaactatgttttatttcaaaaatactttacaaatattttcacaaaaaattgCCAGAGAAATATTATGTTATCCAAATTGCTATTATTTCTGTTTCCCAACCCTAATACCTTGTTGTCGTAACATATAACGTGGTAATAAGATGTTGTGCCGGTAACAAAGACGTCAGGCCACAGTTCACGCCCCTGATACCATCTCCATTGAACTCCAACTCGGGGTTTTGTTAAATTTCCGCTCTCCTCTCCCTTCACGAAGCCTGAATCCATATTGTTTTCAACCATTTCTCTGACATTTGTTCCGGATGCGTCCTGGTAGCATGGACTCCGCTCAGCTACATTACAGCGGTGGGTAAGTCAAGCATTCTGAGAGCAACTGTGCTCAGCAAAAatactggatgtgtaatcataACTATGATTCAATATGCGTAAAGTTCTTCTAAAGATTGctgaggtcagacgggaggcGCTTTTTGTAACCCAATACCATGTAGCAATTACACACTCCAATACCATGCTTAAAGGAGCACCACAGGCTCTTCTCGGTCCTCGGTATCAAGTAATTAAACGAAACAAGTCTAGTTTCTCGGGACCATTTATGTCTCTTACCCAACTTTTGGACGTTGGTCAAAGTATAAGTACCAGGAAAAAGATTCGATGACATTTCGAATCTAGGAAAACACTCGCCACTAATATGtgattttacttatttctaactgcacgcaaacgaagttgcgtaCAGCGTGCGCAAGTTAgtcgtaaaaaatatatacaaaggGGGGTAATGATACCTATTACACGAAATAAACCTTGTCTATAACAGCATTAAAAAATCAGTACTTTACATTAACTAATCGGATTATCTTAGATTCGGATTTTTAACGTACTTAATCCTTCAGGATTAgccatactttttttaaataagtacgtggtctatttacttattttaagaaGGTTTAGTGAGCacgtattatattataatgtcaTCAGGCAAAGTGTGAAgtcatttatgtatgtatgcctcGCTTGATTTTTCTTTGTCAAGACCACTTAGAATCATCAATGCAATCCTTTAACAACCCAGGACTGAACAAGTCAGTCATAGTAAGATGCGAGTTCGGCTGATGTATTACTTTCATaagcattttaaatataaacctgACCACTTCTAATAATGTCAGTATTTATATGTCCTGTTTTCATGCAAGTTGAACGATATGATTTaagttttgtttcttttttcgttTAGTTTTGAATAAAGCTCCAGATGACAAGTCTAAGCCACTAGCCAGTAACAAAAacatctttaaaattttaaatattcgccaaatatttttacgagtCTTTGAAgccattataaattaaaatgggaAATCAACACGAATtagaaaggaaaaaaataatagtcatTTCTATGTCTTGAACAAGGCTTTAATGATCTACATCTTTGGTCGTATCATTGGTTAAAGGGGAACCAGACACATTGGCGTTTACATAAATGTGTTTCTGTCTGTACATGGTGCTCTTATATAGGAATTACAATGTACAGTCGTCTACCAAAGTGTTAATACAATAATTCGTAAAATTTGCGAAGCACGTTCACGTTTCAACATCTTAACTAAGACGACTGCACCTAAATGCAAAGTAACTGTTTTTGAAgtacattcatttaaaatgtCGCTAAAGAAACTAGTTtgaactatttttaattacaatatattCTACCTAATACATGAATTTTCACAATTCTCTAATTCAAGTAGTCGTCTATCAGATAATATTCTActtaaagttaaatatttacaggaataatacaaacattacaacaatgtttataataaacttaacaaataatatacaatatagGTACAAAACGAAATAACATATTGGAtttaagcaaaaataaattctacgAAGGCCAAGCCAAATAATTTACAAGTgtgaaaatatacaaaaacttaataattagTATTTTGGTTAAATCTATTACCTGAACTGATTCTGAACGTGTATTGCAGACAAAATAGATTGAAGTAAATAACAGGTTATCATTCTATACGAAATTGGCAAACAAAGGTAAAAAGTTATCACCAAAGTTACGAAAATGGTTGGTACCTTTGTAAATATATGTGTGATACATTCACACTTATATTTCCTGGTTACATAGATGATCGTGTTTGTAATACAAGATGTTCAGTGGTCCAAGAGATTCAAAcacaaaatacttttcttaataatcgaacattatttatttacaataacagTTAATTAGATGctataatacatttaaaatttattcgaaAATGAAATTACGGCAGTCTTATAACCCGCTCAAGGTTAACTGTTCTTACAGTCAAAGACAATATTAGATCAATTCGATTTTCCAAGTTAGAGCTGTGTCATCGACTGTACCAAAGGCAAGTACATACTAAACATTTATATCGCCCAgctaaaatgtaaaatttttattttccttaagCATGTACTCCACTTTTTGATTACAGCctgaaaacatataaaatattgattcttCGTACATTATTATAGAAACTATTCTAATGCAGCAAAATTGCTCATCTGAGATCAtcttatgagatttaataaactaaaacaTCCATCGtttcaaataacatttatacatgaaaattttcatataagtaGGTCAAGATTGTTTAAGCCTACCTCACAATAAAGGGGACTAACTACGTTTTGGCATTTACTTTGAATATCTCGAACATGAGTCCACGCGCGTATCGTCCACAATTCGAGTTGGGTTCCACTGAATCACACTTTATAGCACGCCTATTTAGTGTTGATACTTAGCGTACGGATGAGCGGCGTCTCACACGCGGTAGTCTCAGCTGGACGCAGATAGGCCGAGGGGTTTGAGGTGCGGGGGAGGGACGAAGGGCGCGGGTGACGAGCCAGACATGTTGTTGTTGAGGTCCCCGGCGCGGCTGGAGCCGTTCATCAGGCCACCCATTGCGTTGCTGGTCTGCTGTTAAAAGATATCCAGAATTAAGAAGGGTATATTGTTTTGTGAATTCTAGCACTCATTACCTATTGCTGTGaagatttaaattgtgaaGGACGTACAAACAGCAAAGAAATATATGAAACTTTTTCTAAACTTATTATGAAGGTAAATCATCTCATCTCCACTAACAACTTGGTTTTATCCGTTCAAATAATCACATTTACTCGTACCAAGAGGCCGAAAAGGTatctttctattttaattcGTGTCTTCATATCATTCAATCAATTCGATATTCCTGATAACTGGCGCActccgggcttctctccagagagttAAGAATGTAACCGTGATTTCAACGTCAGgaagaagaaataatatttaacttacAGGTGGTGGCGGTAGATGCGTGGTCTGTCTCTTGAGGTGCGCCAGCGGGGGAGGATTGTAGGCCATGTTGGCGAACACCAGTCTCTCCTCATAATCGTACTCGCAGAGGATCTTGTTCTCGCACAGATAGAACCGGTCGCCCACGCAGAATCTGATAGTAAGAAACACAGTTGTTACCATACATATCAAAACAATGACTACGCTCATCTGTCATTTTCGAATTTACAACTTGTGTTCAGAACACACAAAATAATCTTTGCTTAGCTTTGGTCTTAATACTAAAGGCGTTGCAGACTCGACAAAGGTAAATGTGTAAAAGTGAACCCTGGGCCCCGTAACACTGTGGTAGAGAGTACAACTTAAgatgcaaagatgagagagtgAATCTAAGCTTATCTTTGGTAAAGAAAATTGAATAAGGAAGCAACCAACAGCTAATGATTTAATCGGAACTAAGTATGTTGTGATGGAGAGAAAAAAAAGAGTTCTCTTTTAATCTTTAcgaaacatatatacaaaaatattaaattaatttaaattatctaaatGATTTGTTCCCAATCTCTAACCCTTTGTTATGACCATGACCAATCAATAATAGTTAACTATTATTGCACATAAACTTTGTGTTCTTACATGGtgcatatatatgtatgttaatttataaattaatcttatCTTACACTgccttcaatatttttttcctaattaGTGATCTAATAACAACAACGACATAATTCCGCGAACATGTGGAAAGTAAAACGGAAGCACCTGCGTACCTATACAATTTAAGGTTCTATTCCACGCGATGCAGTTACCAAGAGGGCAGGAAGATCCAATTAATGATGCTATATGAGTGCACGGCAATGCGGCTTCACCTACGCAGTATTGAACTAGCATCGCAAATCATATTAACCCATTTCCCCCGcgttttcacattttacataTACAACCTTTAGAGCCGTTTAGATTCTTATCTATAAGATTATTACTGAAACCACAGTAAAACgtcttacaaataaaatttactatcaTGGGTTGAAAGGTCGCCGTGAAAAAAAGAGGCGATAACGTCACGCGAGCGCGCATCCCTCAATGTAGAAAACAAAAGGTATCGCCTTCAACTCGCCAGTGGCCGCTTGGCCGCCGGAACCCATCCTGATAACACCGGCCTTATCTCCCCTCGTACCCCATCTTCCTCCCACCACCCCACGTCTCTGCTACCCTGCCAACTCTTTTGTTTCACTTGTCACAAAAATTAAGCGCAATAGCTCGCTACAAATGTCTCTTTTTTAAGGGGCCAATTTCCACCGCAACTCAGTCGATTTCGCCGCtcttaattaactttatttcctGTTCTCTCCATTGCTGACTTTTGTTTTTGGGGgttgttctttttattttgctatttTTTGTCTGCAGCCGCCTAATGGAAAAGATGtagaatgaaattttaatgactACGCAAGTTAAGCTTTGTGCGGGATCGCCATTGTGTCGAAGCGATAGCGTCGCAGTTTGACGTTCTGCGTCTCTATTGAATGTTCTCACCGGCCCCGAACAATGGTGTTTAAGGGACTGTACAGAATTGTATCGTTCTCTTTTGATGAAGTAGCTGAGTTGGAGGTGGGTGCAATATATAGaacgcgcaagcaaagatgaCGCATTCGTATAAATCAGTGGTTCCCAACCCATTTTACCTATATCCATAGTTTGTTatgctaataaattattatcagtAACTAAATGATTATCTGGCAACGGCAATAACTGACCTATTTAATCCAATGAACgatgcatataatcacatccTCACAAAAAGCAATGTGATATCGCTCAGTGTCACACCAACCGCGAACGGGATGGTTGCCCACGCAGAGATAAATACgagaaccaataaaaaaaagcatgGAATTTCGGGCATATTAAAAGTCGGATTGATTTCAGACAACACCCTGAGAACCTtcttcattaataaattaaatttagaaataatcTCATTCATTCTCTTTTTTGTCAGAAAGCATAGCGCACATCAGCGAGTTGTATATTTTCTACTCAACAGATTAAAACAACAGAATCCATCCATTGAGGACCGCTGGAAGGTTTATTCTGGCGAACGGTGCGTGTAATATTCGCCTCACATTTACATGCGATATGATTCGCTTCGCGCCGCTAAGCCGTCGGGCACCGGGCGGCCGCACGGAAGCCGCGAGCGAGCTTTAGATTGCCACTAAATTATTTAGCCGTTTAGCGATATTCTGATATCAGCCGTCCGCCGCGATCGGACAGCCTGCAAATTGGATTCAGATTTCTGCTGCCGTGGAAATTGATTTGTACCTGATATTTAATAGGCGCCGCTTCATTTTGATACCCAATGCGTATTAGTTAGGTAAATATTagattttgtgtttatttttagtttctaAGCTGAACATTTTTAAGCAACCTTAGCTAGAAAACAATACCTTTATAgaactctctctctctcatatctgcgtgttcccggctGCACCCTCCACGGAAGTGTTTCAGGGCCCGGGGTCCAGTTTTGGCGTCCTCGGATTCGGACAGTTCATTTGATAATActtagataaatataataaaatcattcaTCATGATCATCACACAAAATTTGTTTAGTTATAAccttaagtgatatgaagggAGATCATTTGTTGTTATCggtaaactaattttaaattcacttGCGTTGGTAACTATCAAAATAACCGCGTTGTTTATCGCAAAATTAATGCCAAAACAAATACAATGAAGCGTTATCTGTAATGTTTACAAATTCGTACAcccagaaaatatttttgaagtgGAAAcaaatagcaaaaacattttctgTTGATTTCCAAAACAGCTGTACACAGGATGCTAGGAACTGGATTGGAGGAGCACTTGAATGAATATGTAATTCGGGGATGTCGCGAGACGTACCTACTAACTGGAGAAAGGTCCACCAGTGACATATAAACCATTCAGGCGGCTCCAATCTCGCGacttttctattatttaaacGGACGCAGTCCGACGAAGATTGCCGTTTTCGCGCTGACACCCCTATTCTGAAGTGgatgatttgtttttaaaagcttttttgaTTTCACTTCgtgaaactttttttaataagaagacgaattttttaaaattgttaatggctctaaaagaaaattttagttCAGTTAAAGATTGCTATGaagataaatatgtaaattatattatttcaattttgtaatataaaaactcATGAGGACAACTAGCTTTTTTATGAATTCAATATAGAGTTATTACTGTTATATATCCTGATTAAGTACGACTTTGCCCCTTTTGGTATTTGAGTACACAGCTACTAGAGCTTCATCTCTTCAACTTCATCAATCTTCTCATGCAAGCGCATCTGTTTTGAGATTACTCTTAACCCGACCATTCACCAGTATATCCTTAATTTGATTCAAATACGTTCATCTGTGCTAAATTTCCTACGTctgtttacttattttgtatattcGCCTGATTCGAAGATGTTCTTTCCAGAATAAGCCCGCCGGGAACGATACTCGGGTCGAGTGACAATCGCCGTGCATCGCGCAatagaattgaataaaatagtaatCACAATGTGAGTGCAAGTTATGAGACAGCCAGTGAAACACGACCAAGATACATTTTTGATGTCATTTGCAAATCTTTACTTTCCATAAAGCCAGAGTTATTACTATTAACTCATTTTAATCCACATAAACAACTTATTTAATGATTTTCCGGAGAGGTAAGGAGCGATTgtgattagaaaaaaaaactatttcttaaagaaaaaaaattgtaagacTTACCTGTGATTGCACTGTTGACAAGCAAAGCATTCCAAATGGTAGACATtgctgcgcgcgcgcatcaCCATCTCAAACGCAGGGATCACCTTGTTGCACGCCGCACAATACCCCGTATTTCCGAATAACCTGGCAATGGGTAATAAAATaaggtttaatttattaatttattaaatataagaaaagaaTCTGTCTGTGTGATATTTCAATATCAACCGCTAGCctaaaccgctgggtctaCGGATATGAAATGTAGCCTGGTATGTATGTTCGTTATGTAATTGAGAAGTTTTCCCAAAATTTACACATGAACGggcatttttgttttacatagacTCAAAGCTACGGGcgtattatataggtatgtatctaTACGGAACATATAACAGAATTCTAGATATGTGTTACTCACGCatcatactatattttataataaattctttcatAAAGACTCGAGGCTAATCAGAAAAGGTATGTTTTTCATCATGACCTTACCGGGgatcgaacctgggaccttcTGATAACATATAATCGATGTTATGTTTgagaatattttcaatgtttttatgataagaaattgtttaaaagtaattattgcCGTTTCATTAACAGGTTAAAGTGAACGTCCGTAAAGTAAACAAATCATATTACTTCATAAAACTTAATTGGGTgtcgtttttattatattccaaATATTCCTATATAAATGTTAGATATTACGAAACTTCACTCGCCTGCCTACTATTTAATGgttattatagaaaaattataggtacatttggtattgtcaatatttaataaattatctactTGCCGTTGTCTTATTCATCATAAGATAtctattattgaaaaaaatattatctacattatGCAACATAACGATACGATAGAAATAAACAGATTGAATAGCTACTGTATCCAGATGATCTGAGGACCTGCCCTCTTATCCACGCACATTGAAAAGGTAATGTCTTATCATTTGTCTCTTTCTACCATTTCGGATAACCTAAATGATGGAAAGAGAAGCTTTGTGAATAGACCTCCTGGTTGGATCAAGGATGCAGTGCGATTCTGATGTAGTGATCACAATCGCTATCGTATTGGCTGTCTACCTTTAAGATATGTGAGATCTAACCTTAAATAGTCTCGCTTGCAAAGGATGAGGTTGGCGCGGGTGTAGAGCGTGTGACCGACTTCCCCGAGGCGGCAGTCGCAGCAGCCGCACTTCAGGCAGTCCTCGTGCCACAGCTGGTCCAACGCCTTCAGGAGGTACCGCTCCGTGATCACTTTGCTGCACCCGGCGCATATCTACGgggtaaacaaaaacatttgtaaaatttttgtgaagTTGATGATATCAATTTAAGAGACATCAAGATTTTAGAAATATTGGATCATttctgcttttttttatttgggtgTTTCTCTATCTTAGGTACAcgttttccaaaaaaaaattaaattatttgactaTAGTCGAttgtttatgatatttatttgtagacATCTTCTCCTAGAATGCACAGGCGTTGTATATGAAAAACAGTCCACAATGAAGTAGGTAACTACCTGTACTGTGGGATTTTAGGAAGCGGTCAGGCTCTCTTAATGAAATGAATGGCCAACATATGAGCGTCTAGATAAAGAATGCTGACTGGCAAACAGAGAGATCATTGACATTCACCTGTGGCTGAGTCTGCTGCGTCGGCGTGGAACTGTTGGGCTGCGAGGGCGCAGGCAGGGGCGACGCGCGCGCCTCCTTGGTGACGTCCATGGCCAACATGCTTGCGTCTAGCCGGGGACTACCGCCACTGGCCTGCTGCGGCGTACGCCTCTCGCACtgcaaagaaatatataaattaatttttatttactaagaaGCACCTTCACTGTTATTAATTCagctttagaaaaaaattatagatcaGGTATCTTGTTgacctttattttaatatcatttaacATTCATTTGTTAAGTCAACGCTTACAAGGACTTTATTTGCGATTTGGAACAATGCGTCAAGTCATAGAAGCCGTTTTATGTTACAGCATAAAATTCAGAACCATGAAATTTACTGCCCGTAATAATTTCTCGAAAAAATTAGCACAACTACTCAACCGATTAATGAGAACGAGAAACACGACCCACAGTTTCCGAACTATAGCAaattatgtacctaaatatcgaataaataaataaaaaagttcgtAATTGAGATCGTGTCGGGAAAAAACGACCTGTAAGCAATAAAGTTAGATCATAGAATATAAATAGTACAGAAGGACCAATGCGTACGTAGGGACACCGCAATATTTCATACTCTACAATGGTCTACATTAAAGATCGAGCGTTTCACCGTCTTTACCTGccttataaagatattacttaaaaataatctcactTTGGTTGTTTTTAacacttttataatttctcttttttgttttatatagatataacaTAGCTACTTAAGTACAAGACAGTGACGAGTGAGAGTACATCATCGGGATAAGCACTAAGAAGCACAACGctatttaatgatatttaaagAGTATGAAAAGttgttacttttttactcTATTAAATGTCAGTTCTACTCTTTCAACATTTTGGGATTTAGCGCGGAGTGAACCGACGAAGTCAtggttaattaatattttaaatacaacatttttcaattaaatttggcAACTACAGTCTCGCACCAACCCACAAgcccagtatttttttttttgctaaccTTTCGACTTTATTTCACGGCCGGTGTCGTTACAATTCGAAATCGTGTCGATTCCCAAGTGACAGCTAGCTTAAACAATGCCTATTGTGGACTCATGACGAATGCTTCGCAGTCCTCATTTTTGTGTGTTTTGAAGAGAGCGTCCATTCAACCGTCCGATGATAATAGGACACGGATATTGGACGGAAACATGCACCGACCACAAAATTGTGTCAATGACTGTTTGTTTAATCTACAGAGGAAGTTAATCAACTCTGTTGTAGTTTACTTGAGCTCTGAATGGCAGCGGAGCTCATATCCCATGCCGTAGCTAATCTCTTAATTGCCTTTTAATGTAACAATAGTTAATTTACCgtgatttttatacaatacgCACGCACAAAAGCTCATAATTCATTGCAAAGCGCGTATGGAACtgttaattaatgataataatactttaatgAGTGATGATAAATCATGCCATGCAAGCTGTCGTGCAATTAATTCTTTGCGTTGAAATATTCTCGGAAATAAAGCACGAATATCAAactgtttataataatattattttcagtaattgcgtaagtaagtaggtattataacATTCCATAATATTggatgaatataaaaatctcGCTATTCATCTGTTAAATCTATGTTTTTTGACAAAATCTTTATGAAGGAAAACCTGTTGCCTACTCATTAACAACATGTCTTTTTactaaacataataaatgctACTTTAA is drawn from Amyelois transitella isolate CPQ chromosome 6, ilAmyTran1.1, whole genome shotgun sequence and contains these coding sequences:
- the LOC106131360 gene encoding LIM domain only protein 3 isoform X1 encodes the protein MKCERRTPQQASGGSPRLDASMLAMDVTKEARASPLPAPSQPNSSTPTQQTQPQICAGCSKVITERYLLKALDQLWHEDCLKCGCCDCRLGEVGHTLYTRANLILCKRDYLRLFGNTGYCAACNKVIPAFEMVMRARSNVYHLECFACQQCNHRFCVGDRFYLCENKILCEYDYEERLVFANMAYNPPPLAHLKRQTTHLPPPPQTSNAMGGLMNGSSRAGDLNNNMSGSSPAPFVPPPHLKPLGLSASS
- the LOC106131360 gene encoding LIM domain only protein 3 isoform X2, translating into MCERRTPQQASGGSPRLDASMLAMDVTKEARASPLPAPSQPNSSTPTQQTQPQICAGCSKVITERYLLKALDQLWHEDCLKCGCCDCRLGEVGHTLYTRANLILCKRDYLRLFGNTGYCAACNKVIPAFEMVMRARSNVYHLECFACQQCNHRFCVGDRFYLCENKILCEYDYEERLVFANMAYNPPPLAHLKRQTTHLPPPPQTSNAMGGLMNGSSRAGDLNNNMSGSSPAPFVPPPHLKPLGLSASS